The following coding sequences lie in one Paracidovorax avenae genomic window:
- a CDS encoding diguanylate cyclase domain-containing protein — MPPTSPAAPGRHGDPLPSAGPFSVMVVEDQASVRAALVAELRHAGVADVMEAASSDVALQLFKLRRPDLVLLDIRLSDEKDGYWVAQQMREAEAGGWTPIIFLSGLDSDLDVWRGIEAGGDDYLVKPVKPIVLVAKLRAMRRLLDMRRRLVSMSEELHLANQRLNEMVEVDTLTGLVNRRGFDRILHSEILAARRDGMPLTLMLCDLDHFKRFNDAVGHVQGDACLREVGRLLKEVCVRPRDVAARYGGEEFALILPNTPRSGAMTFARALGKLVSQRAIAHPDSPLGASLTVSGGITTCVPDDSTSAEAMLMRADEALYAAKAQGRARFFSFEMQMDTIEQLRG, encoded by the coding sequence ATGCCCCCCACTTCTCCCGCCGCCCCAGGCCGGCATGGCGATCCCCTCCCTTCGGCAGGGCCCTTCTCCGTCATGGTCGTCGAAGACCAGGCCTCCGTGCGGGCCGCCCTCGTGGCCGAACTCCGGCATGCGGGAGTGGCCGACGTGATGGAAGCGGCCTCCAGCGATGTGGCACTGCAGCTCTTCAAGCTGCGGCGCCCCGACCTGGTGCTGCTGGACATCCGGCTCTCGGACGAAAAGGACGGCTACTGGGTCGCCCAGCAGATGCGCGAGGCCGAGGCCGGCGGATGGACGCCGATCATCTTCCTGTCTGGCCTGGACAGCGACCTGGATGTCTGGCGCGGCATCGAGGCCGGCGGGGACGACTACCTCGTCAAGCCCGTGAAGCCCATCGTGCTGGTGGCCAAGCTGCGTGCCATGCGGCGCCTGCTGGACATGCGCCGCAGGCTCGTGTCCATGTCCGAGGAACTGCACCTGGCCAACCAGCGCCTCAACGAGATGGTGGAGGTGGACACCCTCACCGGCCTCGTCAACCGGCGCGGCTTCGACCGCATCCTGCACAGCGAGATCCTCGCTGCGCGCCGCGACGGCATGCCGCTCACGCTGATGCTGTGCGACCTCGACCACTTCAAGCGCTTCAACGACGCCGTGGGGCATGTCCAGGGCGACGCCTGCCTGCGCGAAGTGGGCCGGCTGCTGAAGGAGGTATGCGTGCGTCCGCGGGACGTGGCGGCACGGTACGGCGGCGAGGAGTTCGCCCTCATCCTGCCCAACACGCCGCGCTCCGGAGCGATGACCTTCGCGCGCGCGCTCGGCAAGCTCGTGAGCCAGCGTGCCATCGCGCATCCCGACTCGCCGCTGGGTGCGAGCCTGACGGTCTCGGGCGGCATCACCACCTGTGTGCCGGACGACAGCACCAGCGCCGAAGCCATGCTGATGCGGGCGGACGAAGCGCTCTACGCCGCCAAGGCCCAGGGCCGCGCGCGCTTCTTCAGCTTCGAAATGCAGATGGATACCATCGAGCAATTGCGCGGCTGA